The following are encoded in a window of Nitrospirota bacterium genomic DNA:
- a CDS encoding AAA family ATPase produces the protein MGRVIAIANQKGGVGKTTTTVNIAASLAAAEKKVLLVDSDPQGNSTSGMGIDRNEITGSTYDLFTGKKPLPEIKKSTHFPWLDVVPAKIDLVGVEVELIQMISRERVLKRALAPIRNDYDYILIDCPPSLGLLTINALTAADSVLIPVQTEYYALEGLSALMNTIKLIRHDLNPDLAIEGVLLTMYDSRNNLAEQVAQEVRKHFGNKVFSTVIHRNVALSEAPSHGKPVLLYDIRSRGAQSYLELAKEVLTNAKAGAR, from the coding sequence ATGGGCAGGGTCATCGCGATTGCCAATCAGAAGGGCGGCGTGGGCAAGACAACGACCACGGTGAACATCGCCGCGTCCCTTGCCGCAGCGGAAAAGAAGGTTCTGCTGGTCGACTCCGACCCCCAGGGCAACTCGACGAGCGGCATGGGGATCGACCGGAACGAAATAACCGGCAGCACCTATGACCTGTTCACTGGGAAAAAGCCCCTTCCGGAGATCAAAAAATCAACGCATTTCCCCTGGCTCGACGTGGTCCCGGCGAAGATCGACCTGGTCGGCGTCGAGGTAGAGCTCATCCAGATGATCTCTCGGGAGCGGGTGCTCAAGAGGGCGCTCGCGCCGATCAGAAACGACTACGACTATATCCTCATCGACTGCCCGCCCTCGCTGGGACTGCTCACGATCAACGCGCTGACCGCAGCCGACAGCGTTCTCATCCCGGTCCAGACGGAGTACTATGCGCTCGAGGGCCTGTCGGCGCTCATGAATACGATCAAACTGATCAGGCATGACCTGAATCCCGACCTTGCCATCGAGGGCGTGCTGCTTACCATGTACGACAGCAGGAATAATCTGGCCGAACAGGTTGCCCAGGAGGTCAGGAAGCATTTCGGCAACAAGGTGTTCAGCACGGTCATCCACCGGAACGTGGCCCTGAGCGAGGCTCCCAGCCACGGCAAACCGGTGCTGCTGTACGATATCCGTTCCCGCGGAGCCCAGAGCTACCTGGAGCTGGCCAAGGAGGTTTTGACCAATGCAAAAGCAGGCGCTCGGTAA
- a CDS encoding ParB/RepB/Spo0J family partition protein encodes MQKQALGKGLGALIPDLSSLDDKERKALGISEIALDKIIPNEYQPRKTFDDGKLNELAASIREQGVIQPVIVHRTAGGSYQLIAGERRWRAARLAGLKTVPALVKEATKRELLEMALIENIQREDLNALEAAEAYKRLQDEFKLTQEDLAKRVGKERSTITNFLRLLGLPREVKQDLATGALSMGHAKAILSLERVRDQVLAAQMITKKGLSVREAEALASRLKSPPKEKKARQSHELKSVEEKLRKSLGTKVTIAAKAKGGRIVIEYYSNDELERIVEKIG; translated from the coding sequence ATGCAAAAGCAGGCGCTCGGTAAAGGGCTCGGCGCGCTCATCCCGGACCTTTCCTCGCTCGACGACAAGGAGCGGAAGGCCCTCGGCATTTCCGAGATCGCGCTCGACAAGATCATTCCGAACGAGTACCAGCCGAGGAAGACCTTCGACGACGGGAAGCTGAATGAGCTCGCTGCGTCCATCAGGGAGCAGGGCGTGATCCAGCCCGTCATCGTCCACCGGACCGCGGGCGGCAGCTACCAGCTGATTGCGGGCGAGCGGCGGTGGCGAGCGGCGCGCCTGGCGGGGCTCAAAACCGTTCCGGCGCTCGTGAAGGAAGCGACCAAGCGCGAGCTGCTCGAGATGGCGCTGATCGAGAACATCCAGCGCGAGGACCTGAACGCTCTCGAGGCCGCCGAGGCGTACAAACGTCTCCAGGACGAATTCAAGCTGACGCAGGAAGACCTGGCGAAGCGCGTCGGCAAGGAGCGATCAACAATCACGAATTTCCTCCGCCTCCTCGGCCTGCCCAGGGAAGTGAAACAGGATCTGGCAACGGGTGCACTCAGCATGGGCCATGCGAAGGCCATCCTGTCCCTCGAGCGGGTCCGCGACCAGGTGCTGGCGGCCCAGATGATCACCAAGAAGGGGTTGTCCGTCCGCGAGGCCGAGGCGCTCGCCTCGCGGCTCAAGAGCCCCCCGAAGGAAAAAAAGGCGCGCCAGAGCCATGAGCTGAAGTCAGTCGAGGAAAAGCTCAGGAAGTCGCTCGGCACCAAGGTGACCATCGCGGCGAAAGCAAAAGGCGGCAGGATCGTGATCGAATACTATTCCAATGACGAGCTGGAGAGGATCGTGGAAAAGATCGGGTAA
- a CDS encoding Clp1/GlmU family protein — protein MTTSPKIPIEWRAAAEEIVAQGGPVMVIGAPGSGKTTFCQYLASLSCRSSKSVSWIDADPGQPYVGPPAALSLTSFSAAADLVKRRSPQYLSFVGNTSPIGHLLEMISGLQKLHTLAQTVHPGLVLINTCGLVNGGAARELKFHEIEMISPHYVVALQNSNEVEHLLAPHAHRAGLLIQRLPVSPEAKVSTRESRLAMREQRFKEYFRGADYQDITLPDVGIHGPGLGTGERLGFRDVNRLSNILQGIVVHAELSADRLFLIMEGDYAGDELYTAKEQYHVREVMILKRSEIDHLLIGLNNDRNLCLALGIIRELDLKELTMRVITPLRDIAAVRSISLGSLRVSPAGGELGQW, from the coding sequence TTGACGACTTCACCCAAGATACCGATTGAATGGCGGGCGGCGGCAGAAGAGATCGTCGCACAGGGCGGACCTGTTATGGTCATCGGGGCTCCCGGCTCCGGTAAAACGACCTTCTGCCAGTACCTCGCGAGTCTTTCCTGCCGCAGCAGCAAAAGCGTGTCCTGGATCGATGCGGATCCCGGCCAGCCTTACGTCGGACCGCCGGCTGCCCTGTCCCTGACGTCCTTTTCCGCGGCAGCTGATCTGGTCAAGCGAAGGAGCCCCCAATACCTGAGCTTCGTAGGGAACACTTCGCCTATTGGCCATCTGCTCGAGATGATCTCCGGCCTCCAGAAACTGCACACGCTCGCCCAGACCGTGCATCCCGGCCTTGTCCTGATAAACACCTGCGGCCTGGTGAACGGCGGAGCTGCACGGGAGCTCAAGTTCCACGAGATCGAGATGATTTCGCCTCACTATGTCGTTGCTCTCCAGAACAGTAACGAGGTCGAACACCTGCTGGCCCCCCATGCGCACCGTGCGGGCCTCCTGATCCAGCGACTCCCCGTCTCGCCGGAGGCCAAGGTATCCACCCGGGAGTCCCGGCTTGCCATGCGGGAGCAGCGCTTCAAGGAATACTTCCGAGGGGCCGATTACCAGGATATAACACTGCCTGATGTCGGCATCCATGGTCCCGGGCTCGGAACCGGCGAGCGACTCGGATTCCGGGACGTGAACCGGCTGTCGAACATCCTCCAGGGGATCGTGGTACATGCCGAGCTGTCCGCCGACCGGCTCTTTCTTATCATGGAAGGGGACTATGCCGGCGACGAGCTCTACACGGCGAAAGAGCAGTATCATGTGAGGGAGGTCATGATCCTGAAGCGCTCGGAGATCGACCACCTGCTCATCGGTCTGAATAATGACCGGAACCTCTGCCTGGCGCTCGGCATCATCCGGGAACTTGACCTGAAAGAGCTGACCATGCGGGTCATCACGCCGCTCCGGGATATCGCAGCCGTCCGTTCGATCTCGCTCGGGTCCCTCAGGGTCAGCCCGGCCGGCGGTGAGTTGGGGCAATGGTAA
- a CDS encoding polymer-forming cytoskeletal protein: MLKKGSGSPEQAEITAFLGKGTEFKGVLSFEGTIRVDGKVDGEVVSKDTLIAGDGAFLQGEISVGTIITSGTVVGNITASQKVHVIAPGNIQGNIKTPKLIIEEGVTFDGKCEMAGEKKATDQKVVSLVERS, translated from the coding sequence ATGTTGAAGAAGGGTTCAGGTTCACCGGAGCAGGCGGAGATCACCGCGTTCCTCGGAAAGGGAACGGAGTTCAAGGGCGTGCTCAGCTTCGAGGGCACCATCCGGGTCGACGGCAAGGTCGATGGAGAAGTAGTGTCCAAGGACACGCTGATCGCCGGCGACGGCGCGTTTCTCCAGGGCGAGATCTCGGTGGGAACAATCATTACGAGCGGGACGGTCGTCGGCAACATCACCGCTAGCCAGAAAGTGCATGTCATTGCCCCAGGCAACATCCAAGGCAACATCAAAACGCCAAAGCTCATCATCGAAGAAGGCGTGACCTTCGACGGCAAGTGCGAGATGGCCGGTGAGAAGAAGGCCACTGACCAGAAGGTCGTGTCGCTGGTCGAACGGTCGTAA